A section of the Deltaproteobacteria bacterium genome encodes:
- the bioF gene encoding 8-amino-7-oxononanoate synthase, with product MFKESLAWLKTEGLYRRLQRVDSPQGSRIRIGGRDLICLASNDYLGLAGHPVLKAAASEAIAEWGTGSGSSRLLSGTSRLHAKLEEEIADFLGCEAVLLFNSGYAANTGVLSALTREGGRIFSDALNHASIIDGCRLSRSGIVVYKHIHIKELENKLKANTCGGARWIATESVFSMDGDIAPLPAIEKLAGRYDAHIYLDEAHATGWLGKKGRGAVDYFDLESGITLRMGTLGKAFGSFGAYVAGSRDLIKMLINRARPLIYSTALPPAVLAASSAALALVQGEEGEKLRARLRRNIEFLAEGLESIGFSSVSRETPIFPVILGPAEKAVRVAGDLFDRGIFAPAIRPPTVPEGRSRLRFSVMATHTPEEMAWVVSSLQKALDRVGRGA from the coding sequence GTGTTTAAAGAATCGCTTGCCTGGTTGAAGACCGAGGGGCTTTATCGAAGGCTGCAGAGGGTCGATTCTCCCCAGGGTTCCCGCATCCGGATCGGGGGGAGGGACCTGATCTGTCTCGCCTCCAATGATTACCTGGGACTGGCCGGGCATCCTGTGTTGAAAGCCGCAGCGTCTGAGGCTATTGCCGAATGGGGGACCGGCAGTGGTTCCTCGCGTCTTCTTTCCGGTACCTCCCGGCTCCATGCGAAATTAGAGGAAGAGATCGCCGACTTTTTGGGATGTGAGGCGGTCCTTCTCTTTAATTCCGGTTATGCGGCAAATACCGGTGTACTCTCCGCTCTTACCCGGGAGGGGGGTCGGATCTTCAGCGATGCGCTGAATCATGCCTCTATCATCGACGGGTGTCGTCTTTCACGATCCGGTATCGTTGTGTATAAACATATACATATCAAAGAGTTGGAGAATAAACTTAAAGCAAATACTTGTGGTGGGGCTCGATGGATTGCCACAGAGAGTGTCTTCAGTATGGATGGCGATATTGCTCCGCTTCCCGCGATCGAGAAACTCGCCGGACGGTATGATGCCCACATCTATCTTGATGAGGCCCATGCCACGGGTTGGTTGGGGAAGAAGGGGAGGGGAGCGGTCGATTATTTCGATCTGGAGAGCGGCATTACCCTCCGTATGGGGACACTCGGCAAGGCCTTCGGTTCCTTCGGCGCCTACGTTGCCGGAAGCAGGGACCTGATCAAAATGCTGATCAACAGGGCCCGTCCGCTGATCTATTCCACGGCCCTGCCCCCCGCGGTCCTGGCGGCCTCCTCGGCGGCTCTTGCCCTCGTTCAGGGAGAAGAGGGAGAAAAGCTTCGGGCGAGGCTCAGGCGGAACATTGAGTTTCTGGCGGAAGGGCTTGAATCGATAGGTTTTTCCTCCGTATCGCGGGAGACGCCGATCTTTCCCGTGATCCTCGGACCGGCGGAAAAGGCGGTTCGGGTGGCCGGAGATCTTTTCGATCGGGGGATTTTTGCGCCGGCCATTCGTCCTCCGACCGTTCCCGAAGGGAGGTCGAGGCTCCGCTTTTCGGTGATGGCGACCCACACCCCGGAGGAAATGGCATGGGTGGTCTCCTCCCTGCAGAAAGCGCTTGACCGGGTCGGGAGGGGAGCGTGA
- a CDS encoding 6-carboxyhexanoate--CoA ligase, producing MKRREELFSLRMHASIGEEHLCGAERIVAREVIPQVLAKMAERALLHKGGEPTSIVFGADRLKRSSIRKIPLLPVRTLKHQGPREAAMNVSGLLRKCGVSHEAVSQAFYELTRGAAPSGGNMRGAMLMHAGNGRRLEPDRERGVRVTRMDLTEKARDDLERLLRNLKIYHPRVMEASVLASKVAAAPGIVAELCCSDDPDYTTGYVASRSVGYVRLTRIKEKGETFGGRVFFVEDSASIKAIVTELESVPCLITEVPGV from the coding sequence ATGAAGCGTAGAGAAGAACTCTTCAGCCTCCGGATGCACGCTTCCATCGGGGAAGAGCATCTCTGTGGCGCTGAACGGATCGTAGCAAGGGAAGTCATTCCGCAGGTGTTGGCAAAGATGGCGGAGCGTGCGCTGTTGCACAAGGGAGGAGAGCCGACCTCCATTGTCTTCGGTGCGGACCGTCTCAAACGATCATCAATCCGGAAGATTCCACTGCTTCCTGTACGGACCCTGAAACATCAAGGCCCCCGGGAGGCGGCGATGAATGTTTCCGGTTTGCTCCGTAAGTGCGGTGTGTCGCATGAAGCCGTGAGTCAGGCCTTTTATGAGCTTACTCGGGGAGCCGCACCTTCGGGCGGAAACATGCGGGGGGCAATGTTGATGCATGCCGGAAACGGCCGCCGTCTGGAACCGGACCGGGAACGGGGGGTCCGGGTGACCCGGATGGACTTGACGGAAAAGGCGAGGGATGATCTGGAAAGACTGTTGCGGAATCTGAAAATCTATCATCCCCGGGTCATGGAAGCGTCGGTCCTGGCCTCCAAGGTGGCCGCCGCCCCCGGCATAGTGGCTGAGCTTTGCTGTTCCGATGATCCTGACTACACTACGGGTTATGTCGCCTCCCGGTCTGTCGGCTATGTTCGACTCACCCGAATTAAGGAAAAAGGGGAGACTTTCGGCGGCCGGGTTTTTTTTGTTGAGGACTCGGCTTCCATCAAGGCGATCGTGACGGAGCTGGAATCGGTCCCCTGTTTGATTACGGAGGTTCCCGGTGTTTAA